The following proteins come from a genomic window of Microbacterium sp. JZ31:
- a CDS encoding glycosyltransferase family 2 protein, whose protein sequence is MKLVIQIPCLNEEATLPLVLETMPAQIPGIDEIEILVIDDGSTDRTIEVAESYGVRHFVRHTRNMGLARSFRDGVEYALGVLGADIVVNTDGDNQYPQQMIGELVQPLLRGEADIAIGDRQTATIAHFSPFKKAMQRVGSEVVNFAAGTELPDAASGFRAYSRKALIRLNIVTQFSYCMETIIQAGNKRLKIASVPITTNPKTRESRLFTNIFQHMAKSGQAILRSYIMFKPHTIFTTLGVVLLIGGLIPFVRFLILNLIGAAGDHIQSLILGSSLLVGSLLSFALLIISDLLRTNRVLLEDTLQRLKELQYGADAPAVAPADRPQPQPRTAIVPESELPTAPDPVQLHPENAGSARTTS, encoded by the coding sequence ATGAAACTCGTCATCCAGATCCCCTGCCTGAATGAAGAGGCGACGCTGCCGCTCGTGCTCGAGACGATGCCGGCGCAGATCCCCGGCATCGACGAGATCGAGATCCTCGTGATCGACGACGGGTCCACCGACCGCACGATCGAGGTCGCCGAGTCCTACGGCGTGCGGCACTTCGTGCGCCACACGCGCAACATGGGTCTCGCGCGGTCGTTCCGCGACGGCGTGGAGTACGCGCTGGGCGTCCTCGGCGCCGACATCGTCGTGAACACCGACGGCGACAACCAGTACCCGCAGCAGATGATCGGCGAGCTCGTCCAGCCGCTCCTGCGCGGCGAGGCCGACATCGCGATCGGCGACCGCCAGACCGCCACGATCGCGCACTTCTCGCCCTTCAAGAAGGCGATGCAGCGCGTGGGCAGCGAGGTGGTCAACTTCGCGGCCGGCACCGAGCTGCCCGACGCGGCCAGCGGCTTCCGCGCCTACTCCCGCAAGGCGCTCATCCGGCTGAACATCGTGACGCAGTTCTCGTACTGCATGGAGACGATCATCCAGGCGGGGAACAAGCGCCTGAAGATCGCGAGCGTGCCGATCACGACGAACCCCAAGACGCGCGAGTCGCGGCTGTTCACGAACATCTTCCAGCACATGGCGAAGTCGGGTCAGGCGATCCTGCGCAGCTACATCATGTTCAAGCCGCACACGATCTTCACGACGCTCGGCGTCGTGCTGCTGATCGGCGGACTGATCCCGTTCGTGCGCTTCCTGATCCTGAACCTGATCGGCGCGGCGGGCGACCACATCCAGTCCCTCATCCTGGGTTCGTCGCTGCTCGTCGGCTCACTGCTGTCGTTCGCGCTGCTGATCATCTCCGACCTGCTGCGGACCAATCGGGTGCTGCTCGAGGACACGCTGCAGCGTCTGAAGGAGCTGCAGTACGGGGCCGACGCCCCGGCGGTGGCGCCCGCGGACAGGCCGCAGCCGCAGCCGCGGACAGCGATCGTGCCCGAGTCGGAGCTCCCGACGGCGCCCGACCCCGTCCAGCTGCACCCCGAGAACGCGGGATCGGCCCGGACGACGTCGTGA
- the glf gene encoding UDP-galactopyranose mutase: MDLLVVGSGFFGLTIAERAAEAGRKVTVIDRRHHIGGNAYSENEPTTGIEVHRYGAHLFHTSNATVWEYVNRFTTFTNYVHRVYSTHRGQVYALPVNLHTINQFFDAAYTPDEARALVKEQAGEFDVKTAANFEEKGIALVGRPLFEAFFAHYTAKQWQTSPEKLSGDIISRLPVRYNYDNRYFNDTWEGLPTDGYTAWIERMADHPNIDVKLNVDFFDESQPLNKKALVGQVPIVYTGPVDRYFDYAEGELAWRTLDFEEEVLNVGDFQGTSVMNYPDADVPFTRIHEFKHFHPERKDVYPTDKTVIMREFSRFATRDDEPYYPVNSTDDRAGLLAYRDLQKGEKDVFFGGRLGTYQYLDMHMAIGSALSMWNNQLSS, from the coding sequence ATGGATCTGCTCGTCGTCGGCTCCGGCTTCTTCGGCCTCACCATCGCAGAGCGCGCGGCTGAGGCCGGCCGCAAGGTCACGGTCATCGACCGCCGTCACCACATCGGCGGCAACGCGTACAGCGAGAACGAGCCGACGACCGGCATCGAGGTGCACCGCTACGGCGCCCACCTGTTCCACACCTCGAACGCGACCGTGTGGGAGTACGTCAACCGCTTCACGACGTTCACGAACTACGTGCACCGCGTGTACTCCACGCACAGGGGGCAGGTCTACGCCCTGCCGGTGAACCTGCACACCATCAACCAGTTCTTCGACGCGGCCTACACGCCGGACGAGGCGCGTGCGCTGGTGAAGGAGCAGGCGGGGGAGTTCGACGTCAAGACGGCCGCCAACTTCGAGGAGAAGGGCATCGCGCTGGTCGGGCGCCCGCTGTTCGAGGCGTTCTTCGCGCACTACACCGCGAAGCAGTGGCAGACCTCGCCCGAGAAGCTGTCCGGCGACATCATCAGCCGTCTTCCCGTGCGCTACAACTACGACAACCGCTACTTCAACGACACGTGGGAGGGCCTGCCCACCGACGGATACACGGCCTGGATCGAGCGCATGGCGGACCACCCGAACATCGACGTCAAGCTGAACGTCGACTTCTTCGACGAGTCGCAGCCGCTCAACAAGAAGGCCCTCGTCGGTCAGGTCCCGATCGTCTACACCGGCCCGGTGGACCGCTACTTCGACTACGCCGAGGGCGAGCTCGCCTGGCGCACGCTGGACTTCGAGGAGGAGGTGCTGAACGTCGGCGATTTCCAGGGCACCTCGGTGATGAACTACCCGGACGCGGATGTGCCCTTCACGCGCATCCACGAGTTCAAGCACTTCCACCCCGAGCGCAAGGACGTCTACCCGACGGACAAGACCGTCATCATGCGGGAGTTCTCGCGGTTCGCGACGCGTGACGACGAGCCGTACTACCCGGTGAACTCCACCGACGACCGCGCGGGTCTGCTCGCCTACCGGGACCTGCAGAAGGGCGAGAAGGACGTGTTCTTCGGCGGCCGCCTGGGTACCTATCAGTACCTCGACATGCACATGGCGATCGGGTCCGCGCTGTCGATGTGGAACAACCAGCTGTCCAGCTGA
- a CDS encoding polysaccharide pyruvyl transferase family protein: MKLFGAPRVKMPAAPPTGEQPVLQKPLYLVSTAGHPDYGDEVITRAWIEYLAQRFPDRTVWLDCPHPGRASHLFGGAHPRLRTTSTLWELALGSETHDPVTDEERITRIVRDLGSPRFDAGLKALRGVESMHLIGGGYVNGASQEHLGLLAGIAAAREAFGIPAHATGLDAMPLEDRLRGWAKDRLAAFDSVEARDESTADALGVELGLDDAFLALALKRSLYDRRPTPDRMVLVQGDLREWEDEAVLATIDGFLAGIAETSVGFAESVPPDDAHFRNAARPEARFYPFGEMWVDGLPARAGQKWLTSRFHAHLLAAAAGAAGFVLAGRGGHYDTRHRTLRELGTGWTLVRAGDAVRAGDATVDPSFADKAKQLGARKRAQADRLYPR; this comes from the coding sequence ATGAAGCTGTTCGGTGCGCCGCGCGTGAAGATGCCCGCGGCTCCTCCCACCGGCGAGCAGCCCGTGCTGCAGAAGCCGCTGTACCTCGTCTCCACCGCGGGACACCCCGACTACGGCGATGAGGTGATCACGCGCGCGTGGATCGAGTACCTCGCCCAGCGGTTCCCCGATCGCACGGTGTGGCTCGACTGCCCCCATCCGGGACGGGCATCCCACCTGTTCGGCGGTGCGCATCCGCGGCTGCGCACCACGAGCACGCTGTGGGAGCTCGCGCTGGGAAGCGAGACGCACGATCCGGTCACGGACGAGGAGCGGATCACGCGCATCGTCCGGGATTTGGGCTCGCCCCGGTTCGATGCGGGGCTGAAGGCGCTGCGCGGAGTCGAGTCGATGCATCTGATCGGCGGCGGCTACGTCAACGGTGCGTCGCAGGAACACCTGGGCCTGCTCGCGGGGATCGCGGCGGCGCGGGAGGCCTTCGGCATCCCGGCGCATGCGACCGGTCTCGACGCGATGCCGCTCGAGGACCGGCTACGGGGCTGGGCGAAGGACCGGCTCGCGGCGTTCGACTCCGTCGAGGCGCGCGACGAGTCGACCGCCGACGCGCTCGGCGTGGAGCTCGGCCTCGACGACGCGTTCCTCGCGCTCGCGCTCAAGCGCTCGCTGTACGACCGCCGTCCCACTCCCGACCGCATGGTGCTCGTGCAGGGCGATCTGCGCGAGTGGGAGGACGAGGCCGTGCTCGCGACGATCGACGGCTTCCTCGCGGGGATCGCCGAGACGAGCGTGGGGTTCGCGGAGTCGGTGCCGCCGGATGACGCCCACTTCCGCAACGCGGCCCGGCCCGAGGCGCGCTTCTACCCGTTCGGCGAGATGTGGGTCGACGGCCTGCCGGCACGGGCGGGCCAGAAGTGGCTCACGTCGCGCTTCCACGCGCACCTGCTCGCCGCCGCGGCCGGAGCCGCCGGCTTCGTGCTGGCCGGGCGCGGCGGTCACTACGACACCCGGCACCGCACGCTGCGGGAGCTCGGCACCGGGTGGACCCTCGTGCGCGCGGGAGACGCGGTGCGCGCCGGGGACGCCACGGTCGATCCGTCCTTCGCCGACAAGGCCAAGCAGCTGGGTGCCCGCAAGCGCGCGCAGGCCGACCGTCTCTACCCTCGCTAG
- a CDS encoding NlpC/P60 family protein has protein sequence MATRRSRVTAALSAAVLIATLTVVAQNPPPAHAQGGEVGGHGTTYYLNDAWSGSANIVAKYGVSSDRAYVGDWNGDGKDTLAVRRGNKYYLTNTAGSPATKTFTFGLARDTALVGDWNGDGKDTLAVRRGNHYFLSNTLGGRSTQNFHFGRAGDQVLVGDWNGDGKDTLAVRRGKTFYLSDRLTGGKASRVVAYGRAGDRVYVGDWNGDRSDTPAVRRGNAYYITNRFAPGRAERVLSYGRTTDMTLVGDWNGDRKDTLGVRRGAPIYQTPGNYAKISYTGQPPARGAGFNLTSGREGAKVKVIADRFGLARPTQWVDSTMMSKVKQWQRAHGIPQTGVVGKRTWLAMGYSESSWTGLDNYVYPLKARPNMTRKQLINAMIATARSYEGSRYVWGGSNQPAVGADCVGVVMQALLSVGINVEPSNTVTHTLAGNTTPREIYANRKFKHVPYSQRLPGDLIFQAHDPRDPRSVRHVQMYLGNGMVMESVHVGGIVRRENITYPASKNMPTVVRPLP, from the coding sequence ATGGCCACACGACGATCCAGGGTGACGGCGGCGCTGTCCGCGGCGGTCCTCATCGCGACGCTGACGGTGGTGGCGCAGAACCCTCCACCCGCCCACGCCCAGGGCGGTGAGGTCGGCGGGCACGGCACCACCTACTACCTGAACGACGCGTGGTCGGGCTCGGCGAACATCGTCGCGAAGTACGGCGTCTCGAGCGACCGGGCGTACGTCGGGGACTGGAACGGGGACGGCAAGGACACGCTGGCGGTGCGCCGGGGCAACAAGTACTACCTCACGAACACGGCGGGCTCCCCCGCCACGAAGACCTTCACGTTCGGTCTCGCCCGCGACACCGCCCTGGTCGGCGACTGGAACGGCGACGGCAAGGACACGCTCGCCGTGCGCCGCGGCAACCACTACTTCCTGAGCAACACGCTCGGCGGCCGGTCGACGCAGAACTTCCACTTCGGCCGCGCGGGCGACCAGGTGCTGGTCGGCGACTGGAACGGCGACGGCAAGGACACCCTCGCGGTCCGCCGCGGCAAGACGTTCTACCTCAGCGACAGGCTCACGGGCGGCAAGGCCAGCCGCGTCGTCGCCTACGGCCGGGCCGGGGACCGCGTGTACGTCGGCGACTGGAACGGCGACCGCAGCGACACGCCGGCCGTCCGACGCGGCAACGCCTACTACATCACGAACAGGTTCGCCCCCGGCCGGGCGGAGCGGGTGCTGTCGTACGGCCGCACGACCGACATGACGCTCGTGGGCGACTGGAACGGCGACCGGAAGGACACGCTCGGCGTCCGGCGCGGTGCGCCCATCTATCAGACGCCGGGGAACTACGCGAAGATCTCCTACACCGGCCAGCCGCCCGCGCGCGGTGCGGGATTCAACCTCACCTCGGGGCGCGAGGGCGCGAAGGTCAAGGTCATCGCCGACCGCTTCGGGCTCGCCCGCCCGACGCAGTGGGTCGACAGCACGATGATGTCGAAGGTCAAGCAGTGGCAGCGGGCTCACGGCATCCCGCAGACCGGCGTCGTCGGGAAGCGGACCTGGCTCGCGATGGGCTACAGCGAGAGCTCCTGGACAGGGCTCGACAACTACGTCTACCCCCTCAAGGCGCGTCCGAACATGACGCGCAAGCAGCTCATCAACGCGATGATCGCCACGGCGCGCTCGTACGAGGGCTCCCGCTACGTGTGGGGCGGCTCGAATCAGCCCGCCGTGGGGGCCGACTGCGTGGGCGTCGTGATGCAGGCCCTCCTGTCCGTCGGGATCAACGTCGAGCCGAGCAACACCGTCACGCACACGCTGGCCGGGAACACGACCCCGCGCGAGATCTACGCGAACCGCAAGTTCAAGCACGTGCCTTACAGCCAGCGCCTGCCGGGCGACCTCATCTTCCAGGCGCACGACCCGCGCGACCCCCGCTCGGTCCGCCACGTGCAGATGTACCTCGGCAACGGCATGGTCATGGAGTCGGTGCACGTCGGCGGGATCGTCCGCCGCGAGAACATCACCTACCCCGCGAGCAAGAACATGCCCACCGTGGTGCGTCCGCTTCCCTGA
- a CDS encoding acyltransferase family protein: MTSISPSAEGARPGIPTRLPALDGLRGIAALVVMIHHSLLTVPMFAAAYYDSTSEDTWRIDNPALWFAHTPLHVLWDGKFAVMIFFILSGFVLTLPVLRATSFRWDAYLPQRLARLYLPVWGALLFALAVIFLTPRGRNQQTEWLVRRADPVSFQDLLQSLAQISGGNEILSPLWTIRWEILFSLLLGAFVWIGLRTNGNATVIACLVLIAAGSAWQAEALMYLPMFLIGVVLAVHRETLHLRLGPLRGWLWGLGLAAAVLLASAPWMMPPSVPERVHDGALALQVAGALIVVAFCAFGRPRARLLCSRPAQWLGTISFSLYLVHETVVVLTADLFGPGESALVLPVAAVASLGAAQLFFVGVERPSHLLSRRVFASIADERDQQSSR; encoded by the coding sequence ATGACCTCCATCTCCCCCTCGGCGGAAGGCGCCCGTCCCGGCATCCCCACCCGTCTGCCGGCGCTGGACGGGCTGCGGGGCATCGCCGCGCTCGTGGTGATGATCCACCACAGCCTGCTGACCGTGCCGATGTTCGCCGCGGCGTACTACGACTCGACGTCCGAGGACACGTGGCGCATCGACAACCCGGCGCTGTGGTTCGCGCACACGCCGCTGCACGTGCTGTGGGACGGCAAGTTCGCCGTGATGATCTTCTTCATCCTGAGCGGTTTCGTGCTGACGCTGCCCGTGCTGCGCGCGACCTCGTTCCGCTGGGACGCGTATCTCCCGCAGCGGCTCGCGCGCCTTTACCTGCCGGTGTGGGGCGCGCTCCTGTTCGCCCTGGCCGTCATCTTCCTGACGCCGCGCGGGCGCAATCAGCAGACGGAGTGGCTCGTGCGCCGTGCCGATCCCGTCTCCTTCCAGGACCTGCTGCAGAGCCTCGCGCAGATCTCGGGCGGCAACGAGATCCTGAGCCCGCTGTGGACCATCCGCTGGGAGATCCTGTTCTCGCTGCTGCTCGGCGCCTTCGTCTGGATCGGCCTGCGCACCAACGGCAACGCCACCGTGATCGCGTGCCTCGTGCTGATCGCGGCGGGCTCGGCATGGCAGGCCGAGGCGCTGATGTACCTGCCGATGTTCCTGATCGGCGTCGTGCTCGCCGTGCACCGCGAGACGCTGCACCTGCGCCTGGGGCCGCTTCGCGGCTGGCTCTGGGGGCTCGGACTCGCGGCGGCCGTCCTGCTGGCGAGCGCGCCGTGGATGATGCCGCCCAGCGTCCCCGAGCGCGTGCACGACGGCGCGCTCGCCCTGCAGGTCGCGGGTGCGCTGATCGTCGTCGCCTTCTGCGCCTTCGGCCGGCCGAGGGCCCGCCTGCTGTGCTCGCGCCCGGCGCAGTGGCTCGGCACCATCTCGTTCAGCCTCTACCTCGTGCACGAGACGGTCGTGGTGCTCACGGCAGACCTCTTCGGGCCCGGCGAGTCGGCGCTCGTGCTGCCCGTCGCCGCTGTCGCCTCGCTCGGCGCCGCGCAGCTGTTCTTCGTGGGTGTCGAGCGGCCGAGTCACCTCCTGTCTCGACGCGTCTTCGCGTCGATCGCGGATGAACGGGATCAGCAGTCCTCTCGCTGA
- a CDS encoding glycosyltransferase family 2 protein codes for MSEALAPAPDATLPASFDPASATIVVVTYNRSHLLRGLLESIGRMDPRPGHVVVVDNASADDTTEVVESFRGSIGTEIVYRRLEENTGGSGGFSEGMRVAHDLGSTWIWLMDDDVEVLPDGLARMGVWTPRFRSIQGRRYDYDGSEFYWQYRLSIPLGIPIPFAPAGFDASGFREMNSGCFEGMFIHRDVVSQIGLPDPRFFIYWDDSVYGWLASRVTTSAIVNEFVLRRTREIKQWDMGVRHLNASSNAYRYYIMRNRGIMKHYFRAHGAYRPVRFALGTALTFAKELIRLVFVERTVRGTSHLFRGTRDGLAIARDRAWRPMPPLAGS; via the coding sequence GTGAGCGAGGCGCTCGCGCCCGCACCGGATGCGACGCTGCCGGCGTCGTTCGATCCGGCCTCCGCGACCATCGTGGTGGTCACGTACAACCGCTCGCACCTCCTGCGCGGCCTCCTCGAGTCGATCGGGCGGATGGATCCCCGGCCCGGCCACGTCGTCGTCGTCGACAACGCGTCGGCGGACGACACGACCGAGGTCGTGGAGTCGTTCCGCGGATCGATCGGCACCGAGATCGTCTACCGCCGCCTGGAGGAGAACACGGGCGGCTCTGGCGGATTCAGCGAGGGCATGCGCGTCGCGCACGACCTCGGGTCCACGTGGATCTGGCTCATGGACGACGACGTCGAGGTGCTCCCCGACGGCCTCGCCCGCATGGGGGTCTGGACGCCGCGCTTCCGCAGCATCCAGGGCCGCCGCTACGACTACGACGGCAGCGAGTTCTACTGGCAGTACCGCCTGTCGATCCCGCTCGGCATCCCGATCCCGTTCGCGCCGGCGGGCTTCGACGCCTCGGGCTTCCGCGAGATGAACTCGGGCTGCTTCGAGGGCATGTTCATCCATCGCGACGTGGTCTCGCAGATCGGCCTGCCCGATCCGCGCTTCTTCATCTACTGGGACGACTCCGTCTACGGCTGGCTCGCGTCGCGCGTGACGACCTCGGCGATCGTGAACGAGTTCGTGCTGCGCCGCACGCGCGAGATCAAGCAGTGGGACATGGGGGTGCGACACCTCAACGCGTCGAGCAACGCCTACCGCTACTACATCATGCGCAACCGGGGCATCATGAAGCACTACTTCCGGGCGCACGGCGCCTACCGTCCGGTGCGCTTCGCGCTCGGCACCGCGCTGACGTTCGCCAAGGAGCTCATCCGCCTGGTCTTCGTCGAGCGCACGGTGCGCGGCACCAGCCACCTCTTCCGCGGCACGCGGGACGGGCTCGCCATCGCCCGCGATCGCGCCTGGCGGCCCATGCCGCCGCTCGCGGGAAGCTGA
- a CDS encoding glycosyltransferase: MVYVLQNVVFPLDRDPDLLPLYADPDAWSVVRIEDEATPLRVSDNARLSDVLGRTRARVVAGSRVSFGAYFNAFPAAYWQHWTPIRDVRLTVRTTGDATILLFRSNGAGIRQRLDTRDVTGSSEATFDIALTQFSDGGWIWFDIATDAEDAIFEGAEWTTEQDPVRTGKASLGITTYNKPDYCVETLRALTESPEVLELVDRVFLVDQGTDRVDAQPDFPEVSEALGEQLELITQPNLGGSGGFARAMSETLKRPNSDFVQLLDDDVRIEPESLRRSIVFGRYTTKPTLVGGHMFDLLDRPKLHAWAEVVDERTFMWRNLFTEDGLMPHDFGVTNLRQTKKLHMRMDADYNGWWMCLIPTAAIRKVGLALPAFIKWDDAEFCLRAGRSGFPTVSMPGVALWHVSWIGKDDAIDWQAYFHARNRTVAALLHSKKARGGSFVSTSVKTGIKHLLMMQYYPAELRLRALRDVLSGPQHMIENISTAMPDARAAAKDFPETVVHKETDRVLRSRKGRPIYRRVRRLTIEKAPTGVSMVVFTVVHAVAHWFHKPQAKNIRMPEVEFAKGDANWWRIPYYDSALVSSADGGGKQIYTRDRERFRSMLLETLSLHARLWWHWLPLARKYRRQLKNVTSVQTWDGIFAGGEK; the protein is encoded by the coding sequence TTGGTTTACGTCCTCCAGAACGTGGTCTTCCCCCTCGACCGCGACCCCGACCTGCTGCCGCTGTACGCCGACCCCGACGCCTGGTCGGTCGTGCGGATCGAGGACGAGGCGACCCCTCTGCGCGTGTCCGACAACGCGCGCCTGAGCGATGTGCTCGGCCGCACCCGGGCCCGCGTCGTCGCGGGCAGCCGCGTCTCCTTCGGCGCGTACTTCAACGCCTTCCCCGCGGCCTACTGGCAGCACTGGACGCCGATCCGCGACGTCCGCCTCACGGTGCGCACGACGGGCGACGCGACGATCCTGCTGTTCCGCTCGAACGGCGCGGGCATCCGCCAGCGGCTCGACACGCGCGACGTGACGGGTTCGAGCGAGGCCACGTTCGACATCGCGCTGACGCAGTTCAGCGACGGCGGCTGGATCTGGTTCGACATCGCGACCGATGCGGAGGACGCGATCTTCGAGGGCGCCGAGTGGACCACCGAGCAGGACCCGGTGCGCACCGGCAAGGCCTCGCTCGGCATCACGACGTACAACAAGCCCGACTACTGCGTCGAGACGCTCCGCGCGCTGACCGAGAGTCCCGAGGTGCTCGAGCTCGTCGACCGCGTGTTCCTCGTGGACCAGGGCACCGACCGCGTCGACGCCCAGCCGGACTTCCCCGAGGTGTCCGAGGCGCTCGGCGAGCAGCTCGAGCTCATCACGCAGCCGAACCTCGGCGGTTCCGGCGGCTTCGCGCGCGCGATGTCCGAGACGCTCAAGCGCCCGAACAGCGACTTCGTGCAGCTGCTCGACGACGACGTGCGCATCGAGCCGGAGTCGCTGCGGCGCTCGATCGTCTTCGGTCGCTACACCACGAAGCCGACGCTCGTGGGCGGTCACATGTTCGACCTGCTCGACCGTCCCAAGCTGCACGCCTGGGCGGAGGTCGTCGACGAGCGCACGTTCATGTGGCGCAACCTCTTCACGGAGGACGGCCTCATGCCGCACGACTTCGGCGTGACGAACCTTCGGCAGACCAAGAAGCTGCACATGCGCATGGACGCCGACTACAACGGCTGGTGGATGTGCCTGATCCCGACGGCCGCGATCCGCAAGGTCGGCCTGGCGCTTCCCGCGTTCATCAAGTGGGACGACGCCGAGTTCTGCCTGCGCGCCGGGCGTTCGGGCTTCCCGACCGTGTCGATGCCCGGCGTGGCGCTGTGGCACGTGTCGTGGATCGGCAAGGACGACGCGATCGACTGGCAGGCCTATTTCCACGCGCGCAACCGCACGGTGGCGGCCCTGCTGCACTCCAAGAAGGCGCGCGGCGGCTCGTTCGTCTCCACCAGCGTCAAGACGGGCATCAAGCACCTGCTGATGATGCAGTACTACCCCGCGGAGCTGCGCCTGCGGGCGCTGCGCGACGTCCTCTCGGGCCCGCAGCACATGATCGAGAACATCTCGACGGCGATGCCGGACGCGCGCGCCGCGGCCAAGGACTTCCCCGAGACGGTCGTGCACAAGGAGACCGACCGCGTGCTGCGCTCGCGCAAGGGACGCCCGATCTACCGCCGCGTGCGACGCCTCACGATCGAGAAGGCGCCCACCGGCGTCAGCATGGTCGTGTTCACCGTCGTGCACGCCGTCGCGCACTGGTTCCACAAGCCGCAGGCGAAGAACATCCGGATGCCGGAGGTGGAGTTCGCCAAGGGCGATGCCAACTGGTGGCGCATCCCGTACTACGACAGCGCGCTCGTGTCGTCCGCCGACGGCGGCGGCAAGCAGATCTACACGCGCGATCGCGAGCGCTTCCGCTCGATGCTGCTCGAGACGCTGAGCCTGCACGCGCGACTGTGGTGGCACTGGCTGCCGCTCGCGCGCAAGTACCGTCGTCAGCTGAAGAACGTCACGTCGGTGCAGACCTGGGACGGCATCTTCGCCGGGGGCGAGAAGTGA
- a CDS encoding O-antigen ligase family protein, with amino-acid sequence MTSAGDAPPGSLLRLLQSADFARAFTIAALGAVFAAHLIGRTAGPVTLVTIVVALDVVGIAILIARRDELSPLHFAPTSLLAFLVWTLASVLWSFDEASTMRGWLELLGWGLLALVIAHVRDTLQTVRALGDVLRWMLGLSLAVEILSGILLDIPFPFLGVAGDIALGGPVQGVFGTRNMLGFVAVIALITFATEWLTQSISLRLSVFSLTLAGLLAVLSASPTVLVLAVAVGAAALALGIVRRAAPERRRRTHIVTATVVTVVLATCYLLRHRIIRMLDAASDFSTRADLWNEILDWVRPRPVQGWGWHGPWLRGPEDPDGAPYPFNVINFSLDDSHASALNAYFDVLVQVGWAGLLLFAVMCTVAMVRSWLVAGARRSVVYAWTPLMLVALLVDSMFESFTLSGLGWMMLVVCAVRAGQSRSWRERIRDVAGQGGSQDPLAGAR; translated from the coding sequence ATGACGTCGGCCGGCGACGCGCCGCCGGGCTCGCTTCTCCGGCTGCTGCAATCCGCCGATTTCGCGCGCGCGTTCACGATCGCGGCGCTGGGCGCCGTGTTCGCCGCGCACCTGATCGGCCGCACGGCCGGCCCCGTCACGCTCGTGACGATCGTCGTCGCGCTGGACGTGGTGGGCATCGCCATCCTGATCGCCCGTCGCGACGAGCTGAGCCCCCTGCACTTCGCCCCCACGAGCCTGCTCGCCTTCCTCGTCTGGACGCTCGCGAGCGTGCTGTGGTCGTTCGACGAGGCCTCGACCATGCGCGGCTGGCTCGAGCTGCTGGGATGGGGGCTGCTCGCGCTCGTGATCGCGCATGTGCGCGACACCCTGCAGACCGTGCGGGCGCTGGGCGATGTCCTGCGCTGGATGCTCGGACTCTCGCTCGCCGTCGAGATCCTGTCGGGCATCCTGCTCGACATCCCGTTCCCCTTCCTCGGCGTCGCGGGCGACATCGCGCTGGGCGGCCCCGTGCAGGGCGTGTTCGGCACGCGCAACATGCTCGGGTTCGTCGCCGTCATCGCGCTCATCACGTTCGCGACCGAGTGGCTCACGCAGTCGATCTCCCTGCGGCTGTCGGTGTTCTCTCTGACCCTCGCGGGCCTGCTCGCCGTGCTGTCCGCGTCGCCCACCGTGCTGGTGCTCGCCGTCGCGGTGGGCGCGGCGGCGCTCGCGCTCGGGATCGTGCGCCGGGCGGCGCCCGAGCGCCGCCGCCGCACGCACATCGTGACCGCAACCGTCGTGACCGTGGTGCTGGCAACCTGCTACCTGCTGCGTCACCGGATCATCCGCATGCTCGATGCGGCCTCCGACTTCTCGACCCGGGCGGACCTCTGGAACGAGATCCTCGACTGGGTGCGCCCGCGCCCCGTGCAGGGGTGGGGCTGGCACGGGCCCTGGCTGCGCGGCCCCGAGGACCCGGACGGCGCGCCGTACCCGTTCAACGTCATCAACTTCTCGCTCGACGACAGCCACGCGTCAGCCCTCAACGCGTACTTCGACGTGCTGGTCCAGGTCGGCTGGGCGGGGCTGCTGCTGTTCGCCGTGATGTGCACGGTCGCGATGGTGCGCTCGTGGCTCGTGGCCGGCGCCCGCCGATCCGTCGTGTACGCGTGGACGCCGCTCATGCTGGTCGCACTGCTCGTCGACTCGATGTTCGAGAGCTTCACGCTGTCGGGGCTCGGCTGGATGATGCTCGTGGTGTGCGCCGTGCGCGCCGGGCAGTCCCGCTCGTGGCGTGAGCGCATCCGCGACGTCGCGGGCCAGGGCGGGTCCCAGGATCCGCTCGCGGGTGCACGGTAG